The region GTTCAGCGGACGTGCACAGCTTCCCAGGCCCGCACCTTCTTGCGGCCCTGGTCGAAGAGACGGGCATAGTTGCCGATACGGAGCTGCTCGCTCGTGCGCGGGCTCAGCTTTTGCCAGAGCGGCGCGTACTGGTCGTAGATCCCTAGGTACGACACCTGATCCTTGGGCGCGACCTCGTCGGTGCCGAAAAGCACGCGCGTCGGGTGGCGCTCGAGGAAATCGGCCGTGGCCGCCACCGACTCGGGCGACGCGACGACGTACTTCGCCACCTCGCTCCAGGAGATGTCGAAGAAAACGTGCGCGAGATTCGGGGCGTTGGCGATCTCGTCCAGAAGCGCGAGGTGCCCCGGCAGCGGCTGCACGATGCGGCCGAGGCCGGTATGGGCCCAGATGATGATAGCGCGCGGGTGGCGCGCGAAGAGCGCCTTGGTCTGGTCGAAGTAGGTCCGAGCCTGCTCGGGCTTCGCGAACGGCATGTGGATGTCGCTGTGCAGGATCACGACGAGGCCGACCTCCCCGGCGAAGTCGAGAATGCGGTCGAGCGCCGGATCGGTCAGACTGGCGGCGTCGCCCGCGATCTTGGACGAGACGAACTCCTTGTGGATGGTGAACTCGCCGATGCCGGTGAAGACCCCGGGAAACGTCTCGAGCACGCGCCGGATGTGGTCGGCGGCGTACATGTCGGCCGGGTTGAAACCCGTGATCATCGGGTCGAAGCGGGCCTGCTGCTTCTTCGACAGCGACTTGTACGCCATGGCGATCCGGGCGTCGGTGAACGAGTAGTAGTAGAGGTCGGCGTCGCTCTCGAGGTAGTAGCCGGGCGCGGCGTCACCGGAAACGCGGTACGACCACTGCTGCTGGAGCGGGATGCCGAAGAGCGCGACCCGCCCGACCCGCGACCCCATGATGTCGAGGAACGTCCGGATGTCGGTGCCTTCCTGGATGTAGTTGGTGAGATGGAAGTGCGCGTCGTTGACATCGTAGGCGCGACCGGCGCGCGGCGCGCTGACGAGAGCGGCGGCGATCGTGGCGACGGCGAGGGCGCGGGACAGGCGTGAAGTCATGAACGGTTCTCCTTCTCCCCGCATCGTCAGAAGGACATCTCGAGGTTGGCCGTCAGGACCGACCCGGTGCCGCCGACTTGCTGCGGCACGGCGGTGTAGCCGATCGGCGACTGGTGGTCGTAGAGATACTCGAGGTTCACCCGCAGTTCGCGCCGGCGGAAGATCCACCAGTTGAGACCCGCCGTCGCCTCCCAGGAGTCGCCGAAGTCGCCGAAGATGTAGGAGCCCATGCTGTAGACCTGGACGGTCTTCGGGATCACCATTGCCGACGCCATGGCCTGCAGGCCGTGGTCGAACATGCGGTTCACCTCGAACGGGCCGTCGCCGCGGAAATCCTGCAGCCAGCGGACGTAGTACTCGCCGGAGAGCTCCATGCCGCGCCACTTCACGCCCGCGTCGACGTCGGTCATGTAGTACTTGACGCTGTTCACGCGCGTGTCGGGACCGAGCGCATTCGGCGCGAAGATGATCGTGCCGTTCGAGAGCCGGATCTGCGTGTTGTCGATGTCCTCGCTGTCCGGCTGCGACTGGCGGTCCTCCGGGCTGAAGGTGAAGTGCGCCCCGAGGCGGGTCGCGACGTCCTCGTGCCACTCGTAGTCGCCGAAACCGGAGCGCGGACCGTACTCGCCGGTCGTCGGCATCCACCAGAGCGCCGCCGAGACTGTCGTGAAGTCGGCGTCCATCTGTCCGGCATCCACCCCGAGCGTGCTCAGGTTGTTCGCGAGCATCGCATAGTAGCCGAAGTCACCCTTGCGGCCGTAGCCGTAGAAGCCCTGCGCGTAGGAGCCGCGGAAGAACTCGTCGGCGATCGTGCGGTGATCGACGGTGAGCCAGTACGGGAAGTTGCCGGACGTCGAGCGCGTCGTCGGCAGCGACAGGATGCCGCCGCCGACGGTGAGCGCGGGGCCGAAGACCCAGTTGAGATTGCCGCCGAGCACGACCTGCGCGCCGAGGCCCTGCGCCGCGTTGTTGGTCCACGAGTACAGCACGTAGTTGAAGCGGGGATCGATGACCCAGCCGCGGAACTCGAGCTTCACCTTGTTGAGCTCGAGATCTTCGCGCTGGTCGATCTGGACCCGCTGCCCGAGGCCGTTCGTGTAGTGGTCCTCGAGCATCTTCTGGTTGAGGTAGCGGACGTAGGTGTAGATGCCGAAGCGCACCTCACCCCATTCGGTGCGCGCGAAGCCGAAGCCGCGGCCCTGCTTGTAGCTCCCGAAGGGACCCTCCTCGACCTCCTCGCCAGGCGCGCTCGGTGCCGGCGCTGCTTGCACCGTGCTGAGCGCACCTTGCTCCTTGGCCGGCGCGGCCGCAGCCGGCATGCCGTCGCCGAGTGCCTCGCCCTTCTGGGTCTCGGCGCCGGCGGGGATGTGCCCCTTGCCGCGCTCGACCTCGGCCTGGAGTGCGTCGATGCGCGCGTCCTTCTCCTTCATGAGCTCGTAGAGCTTGGCCTGGTTCTCTTCGAGCTTGCGCAAGCGTTCGACCAGCTCCTTCTGGGTCGGGTCGGCGGCGCGGGCGATGGACGGACGGACGCCGTGGGCCAGCGCGAAGGCGCCGAGCGCAACCGCCGCAACCACACCTCTTTTTGTCGTCCACATCGCGATCCGCCTTCGGAAATCGAGACCCAGGGTCGGTACGCGCACGCGGCTTGGGGCGTCCGGCGTACGCGCTAGGCGCTAGGCGCTAGGCGCTAGGCGCTAGGCGCAGGACACAAACACCGGAAACAGGCGTCCGTCAAGCAAGAATGCGCCGTGTGGCCCGACCCGGGGTCAGAGACCG is a window of Deltaproteobacteria bacterium DNA encoding:
- a CDS encoding amidohydrolase family protein yields the protein MTSRLSRALAVATIAAALVSAPRAGRAYDVNDAHFHLTNYIQEGTDIRTFLDIMGSRVGRVALFGIPLQQQWSYRVSGDAAPGYYLESDADLYYYSFTDARIAMAYKSLSKKQQARFDPMITGFNPADMYAADHIRRVLETFPGVFTGIGEFTIHKEFVSSKIAGDAASLTDPALDRILDFAGEVGLVVILHSDIHMPFAKPEQARTYFDQTKALFARHPRAIIIWAHTGLGRIVQPLPGHLALLDEIANAPNLAHVFFDISWSEVAKYVVASPESVAATADFLERHPTRVLFGTDEVAPKDQVSYLGIYDQYAPLWQKLSPRTSEQLRIGNYARLFDQGRKKVRAWEAVHVR